From a region of the Mycolicibacterium fluoranthenivorans genome:
- a CDS encoding esterase family protein, with protein sequence QSSFYSDWYKPACGKSGCTTYKWETFLTSELPAWLQTNRQVKPTGGAAVGLSMAGSAAMTLAIYHPQQFIYAGSMSGFLNLSEGWWPFLVNISMGDAGGYKADDMWGKTGDPGNAWKRNDPFVNINQLIANNTRLWVYCGNGTPSELSGGASAGNLFNAKFLEGLTIRTNKTFRDTYIANGGTNAVFNFPENGVHDWPYWGQQLQAMKPDMQRVLGAVPTA encoded by the coding sequence GCCAGTCCAGCTTCTACTCCGACTGGTACAAGCCGGCCTGCGGCAAGTCCGGTTGCACCACCTACAAGTGGGAGACCTTCCTGACCTCGGAGCTGCCCGCGTGGCTGCAGACCAACCGTCAGGTGAAGCCGACCGGTGGCGCCGCCGTCGGTCTGTCGATGGCGGGTTCGGCGGCCATGACGCTGGCGATCTACCACCCGCAGCAGTTCATCTACGCCGGCTCGATGTCGGGCTTCCTGAACCTGTCCGAGGGCTGGTGGCCGTTCCTGGTGAACATCTCGATGGGTGACGCCGGTGGCTACAAGGCCGACGACATGTGGGGCAAGACCGGCGATCCCGGGAACGCCTGGAAGCGCAACGACCCGTTCGTGAACATCAACCAGCTGATCGCCAACAACACCCGGCTCTGGGTCTACTGCGGTAACGGCACCCCGTCGGAACTCAGCGGCGGCGCCAGCGCGGGCAACCTGTTCAACGCGAAGTTCCTCGAAGGCTTGACCATCCGCACCAACAAGACCTTCCGGGACACCTACATCGCCAACGGCGGCACCAACGCCGTGTTCAACTTCCCGGAGAACGGTGTGCACGACTGGCCGTACTGGGGCCAGCAGCTGCAGGCCATGAAGCCGGATATGCAGCGCGTGCTGGGCGCGGTGCCGACCGCCTGA